One part of the Sphingobium yanoikuyae genome encodes these proteins:
- a CDS encoding DNA-directed RNA polymerase subunit alpha yields the protein MTVNMKNWQELKKPNALEIKPTGDGKRKATFVAEPLERGFGLTLGNALRRVLLSSLQGAAVTSIKIENVLHEFSSLAGVREDVTDIVLNIKQVALKMEGEGPKRLQLSATGPAVVKAGDIAVVGDIEVMNPDLVICHLDQGATLNMELTADIGKGYVPAVANRPADAPIGLIPVDALYSPVRQVAYKVDNTRVGQELDYDKLSLTLETDGTVTPEDAIAYAARILQDQLQLFVHFEDALPAAAPAAGHAAAAASEGESDTNQINRYLLKKVDELELSVRSANCLKNDNIIYIGDLVQKTEAEMLRTPNFGRKSLNEIKEVLSSMGLRLGMDIPGWPPENIEEMAKKLEQELLG from the coding sequence ATGACTGTCAACATGAAGAACTGGCAGGAATTGAAGAAGCCCAACGCCCTCGAGATCAAGCCAACCGGCGACGGCAAGCGCAAGGCGACCTTCGTTGCCGAACCGCTTGAGCGCGGTTTCGGCCTGACGCTCGGCAACGCGCTGCGCCGGGTTCTTCTCTCCTCGCTCCAGGGCGCGGCGGTCACCTCGATCAAGATCGAGAATGTCCTGCACGAATTCTCGTCGCTCGCCGGCGTGCGTGAGGACGTCACCGACATCGTCCTGAACATCAAGCAGGTCGCGCTGAAGATGGAAGGCGAAGGCCCCAAGCGTCTGCAGCTGTCCGCCACCGGCCCGGCCGTGGTGAAGGCAGGCGACATTGCCGTCGTCGGCGACATCGAAGTGATGAACCCCGATCTGGTGATCTGTCACCTCGATCAGGGCGCGACGCTGAACATGGAACTGACGGCTGACATCGGCAAGGGCTATGTCCCCGCCGTCGCCAACCGCCCGGCAGATGCACCGATCGGCCTGATCCCGGTCGACGCGCTCTACTCGCCGGTCCGCCAGGTCGCCTACAAGGTGGACAACACCCGCGTCGGCCAGGAACTGGACTATGACAAGCTGTCGCTGACGCTGGAAACCGACGGCACCGTGACGCCGGAAGATGCGATTGCCTATGCAGCCCGCATCCTGCAGGACCAGCTCCAGCTGTTCGTCCACTTCGAGGACGCGCTGCCCGCCGCTGCCCCGGCTGCCGGCCATGCCGCTGCCGCCGCGTCGGAAGGCGAAAGCGACACCAACCAGATCAACCGCTATCTGCTCAAGAAGGTGGACGAACTGGAACTGTCGGTCCGCTCGGCCAACTGCCTCAAGAACGACAACATCATCTATATCGGCGATCTGGTCCAGAAGACCGAAGCCGAGATGCTGCGCACCCCGAATTTCGGCCGCAAGTCGCTGAACGAAATCAAGGAAGTGCTGTCGTCCATGGGTCTGCGCCTGGGCATGGACATCCCCGGCTGGCCGCCGGAAAATATCGAGGAAATGGCCAAGAAGCTCGAACAGGAGCTGCTGGGCTAA